The following is a genomic window from Candidatus Poribacteria bacterium.
TAATGATCACCACCAATACATCTAAGATGGAGATAATTCAAGCTATCGCGGCAGGTGTCAACAACTATATCGCGAAACCGTTTACCCCTGAAATCATCAGGGAGAAAATAGAGCAGACTCTGAAGAAGGTGAAAGAAGCCTCATGATCCCATTGTATACTTCCAGGGAGAGAAGCTCAAAATCTCTCCCTGGGCGAGAAAGGTTGTAAAAGTCAGGAGGTGAGATAGATTTGGCGGAGGAGGGATCGGATAGAACAGAAAAGCTTTCCCCGCGTATGGCCACCCGGCGTGAGGAGACCCAGACGGGGTTGGAAACTGAGCGTATGTCGTTGAGGGCCATACAGATGGTATCCGATGCCGTTCATGAATCACTTGATCTTCTCTCAGTGGCGAAGAATGCCGTTAATGCTATGATGCGTTACATGCATTCGCCTTCAGTGGGGCTTTTCCTTTATAGCGAAGGTTCTTCAAGTCTCAAGCTTCTATATGCCAGGGGTTTCAGCGAAAGGATACTGCACGCGGGCAGCGAGCTACCGGTGGAAAGGAGCCTAAATGGCCTTGTCATAAGGCAGAAAAAGATCATAAGCTGTGAGGATTTATCAAACGATCAAAGGGTAGAGCTGAAGGTCAGGGAGGAGCTTTTAAAAGAGGGTTTCACCAGCGTTGTGTCTGTGCCACTGCTCTATCAGGATAGAGCGATAGGGGCCATAAGCTTGGTTTTCAAGGGGAAATATACCCTGAGCGAGGATGAACGGAGAACTCTCTTAGCGATCGGCAAAACGATAGGCTTGGCCATCGCCAACGCCCAACATGTGGCCCGACTCGAAGCGGAGATCAACGAGCGAAAACGAGCTGAGGAGGAGAAGGAAAGGCTGCAGAGCCAGTTACTTCACGCCCAGAAAATGGAGGCGATCGGCAGATTAGCAGGTGGCATCGCTCACGATTTCAACAACATGCTCACACCGATCATCGGTTATGCTAATATCCTATGCAGCCATCTGTCATCGGACAACCGGCTCTTTCGCTACGCCAAGGTGATCAGAGACACGGCGGAGCGAGCTGCTTCGCTTACAGCCCAACTTCTCGCTTTCAGCCGTAGACAAACGCTCAAAATGGAGGTGCTAAATCTCAATCTGGTAATCTCAGACATGAAAGAGATGCTTGGACGGCTAATCGGCGAGGATATCGAATTGACCACCCTCCTCGATTCAGAGTTAAAGCTGATAAAAGCCGATAAAGGACAGATCGAGCAGGTAATCATGAATCTGGTCCTGAATGCCAGAGATGCCATGCCTCAGGGAGGCAAGATAATGATCAAAACCGGAAACATCCGCGTGAATGAGGAATATTGTAAACTGCATGCTGAAGCCCGTCCCGGGGATTTCGTTTACCTGCTGGTCGAGGATACCGGCATCGGAATCGACGAGGAAATGGTTCATCGGATCTTCGAGCCGTTCTTCACTACAAAGGAGAGGGGTAAAGGCACGGGGCTCGGTCTATCGGTCGTCTACGGAATCATCAAACAGCACGGCGGATGGATAAACGTCTATAGTGAACCCGGGAAAGGATCAACGTTTAAAATATATCTCCCCGCTCTGCTTTCGGAAAAGGAAGCGAAGGCTGGGGAGGAGAAGGTAACCCCGCTTGAAATCCTCCAAGGCGGTGGCGAAAGGATTCTTATTGTGGAAGATTCAGATGCGGTGCGGGAGTTCGCCGTAAATGTCCTTCGTGATAACGGATATCGCCCCTTCGAAGCCCGAAACGTGAGGGAAGCTATGGAACTTTTTTCCGGTGAGGGAGGGGACTTTCATCTTCTCTTCAGTGATGTCATACTTCCTGACGGAACCGGACAACAATTGGCGGATGAACTCCGAAGCCGCAAGTCAGACCTGAAGATCTTGTTGAGCAGCGGATATTCAGATGGGGAGTCGCGATGTAAAATCGCTATGAGCGAGGATTTCCACTTCCTACAAAAACCATATAGCCCAGCCGAGCTACTTGAGGCCATCAAATCGGCTCTTTCCTCGTGATTCCTCCTTGACCGAACGGGACGCATCTGATACAATAGCCACGAGAACTTTGAGAAGATGGGATGAGAATGCTCTATAAAGGATACATCCTAGATCCATTTCAAGAGAGGGCAATTAGGGCGATAGAGGAGGATAAATCCGTCATAGTTGCCGCACCCACGGGAGCAGGCAAGACTCTGATAGCGGAGTATGCCGTGGAGAAATGCCTGGAACAGGAGCGCAAGATCATATACACGGCCCCCATAAAGGCATTAAGCAATCAGAAATACAGGGACTTCTACGCCGATTACGGCGATATGATCGGGATCATGACCGGCGATGTTGTGCTCAATCCCGACGCGCCGGCCCTAATCATGACCACGGAGATATTCCGAAATACGATCTTTGAGGATATCTCACGGCTGGATGACATCGATTATGTGATCTTCGACGAGATACACTACATCAACGACATCCAGCGTGGAACCGTATGGGAGGAAAGTATTATATTCGCCCCGCAACACATCAAGTTCGTCTGTCTCAGCGCCACCATGCCGAACCTCGATCAATTCGCCAGATGGATGCGATCCATCAGACGTCACCCCATAGTGGTCATAAATGAGGAGAGCAGACCTGTGCCTCTGGAACATAAACTCTACATCCGAAACGCCGGCATAGGTGACCTAGAGGCCTTCAAATCGCTGAGGAGATACATGAAGGAGAACGGCGTGGACGACGCACGGTATATCGACGCGGACGTGCTGAAGGGGTTCGGAATCGAGCCCTATGACGGATTGGTGGAGTATATGAAATCGAACGACAGGCTTCCCTGCCTCTTCTTCTGTTTCAGCCGAAGCCGCTGCGAGGAATACGCCAGATGGTACTCAAAACGCGATTTCCTCAACGAGCATGAACGGCAGGAGATGATAGATCTATACGAGAGGTTGTGCACGCAGTTTAATCTGATGGAGGAGCCCGGATACGAACGGTTCAAAAGGATGCTCTCGAAAGGCGTGGCATATCATCACGCGGGCATATTGCCCACCTTCAAGGAGGTTATCGAAAGGCTCTTCACGTCCGGGCTGATCAAGCTGCTGTTTACCACCGAGACGTTCGCTGTCGGGATAAACATGCCCGCCAGAACTGTGGCCTTTGAGGGACTGGAGAAGTATGATGGGGTGGAGTTCAGATATCTCAAGACCAGAGAATATCACCAGATGGCGGGTCGAGCCGGCAGAAGGGGGATAGATCCCGTCGGCTATGTCTACGCCCAGGTCGATCCGTATTTCGCCGATCCAGACGAAGTAGAGCGCATCGTCGCAGGACCGGTCGAGCCGATAGAAAGTCAGTTCAATCTCTCCTACGCCAGTATCCTGAACCTCTACGATAAGTATAAGGGAAACATCTACGACGTATGTGATCTGAGCCTCGGCAATTTTCAGGCCTTGGAGCTGGTCGAACGACTTGAGAAGGAGCTACGAAGGCTCAATCGGAGGGCGAGAGAGCTAAAGCGCCCCGTTTGTATCCGCGAGGGCGTCGATCCGATGAAGGTTCTAAGAAGATATGTCGAGCTGCAGGATGAGATAGGCTCCATGCGCGAGAAACTAAGAGAGGCGAGACGTCGTTTCGGACCGAGGAGGATCAGGAGAGGCGAATTCGGCAGGATGAAGGTCCAGATAGGCAAACTCGAGAGGAAGAGACGGGCACTGCCGTGCAATAAATGTCCCTATAGAAAAAGCTGTCTCCCACTCTATAAAGCGGTCGCCGAGGTCGAGGCTCAACGCAAGATGATACGGGATCGGAAAAAGGAGGCCGAGAGGGGATTAAAGGAACGGATCGCTAGAAGGTTGGATGTGCTGTGGGATCTGGGATATATAGATGAAGAGGGGCTTCTGCCGCGCGGGCGGTTCGCGTCGCAGATATATGGCTACGAGATGCAAGTTACCCAGCTCTTCTTCGGCGGACATTTTGAAAGGCTGAGCGAGGACCAGATCAACGTGCTGATTATGGCCATAGTCTTTGAGTCGAAGAAGGATGAGTGGTTCGCTAAGCTAAGAGATAAAGAGATAAAGAGGATGTTATCGAAAGCGAAAAGCGAGGTGGAATTTATAAGGCAGTGTGAGTTAAAACATAACATCGCGGATCTCACCCCTCAGCTTGACGACAGCTTTTCTGCCGCCATGCTGGCATGGAGCCAGGGGTGTAAGTTTCAAGACCTTCGCAACTACACCTCGCTTGCGGAGGGGGATATCGTCAGGGCGTTCAGGAATGCCATAGATCTGCTGCGTCAAATGCGTCGTGTCCTTAGGGAACATCCCACCCTTTATCCCAGAATAAACGGATGTATCGATAGGATCAAGAGGGATGTGGTGGATGCAGAAAGGGAACTCAGAATGGATACCGATATGGAGAGGGAATCTCTCTCCGGAACTAGCTGTTATGCTTGACGGAGGTTTGAAACGACGCTAAAATTATCCAGATGATTATATTTCATGACCATATTTGGGATGGCTCACGATCATGGTAACGATTTTGTAGGGCGGCATCTCATGTGCCGCCGTTTTCGGCGGGGGTAAGTCGGAGCTGGTTTAGGACGTTCTAAGTTTGAAGAGGGTACACGGTGCCGAACAAACAGGTTCAATCGCTGAGCGCCGAGAGGGTCTCATTTAGGGCGATCCTCATAGCCTCCATTCTCATCCCCATAAACAGCTATTGGGTGATCGAGATGGAGGTCATAAGATACTCGGGACATCCGGTCACGATCTCTCTCTTCTTCAACGTCATCTTCGTGATCTCAGTTCTCCTGGGTTTTAACCTTTTCCTCAGGAAACTCTCACCGAGGCTTACCCTGAAACAGGGCGAGCTCATAACGATCTACACGATGCTCTCCATCGCCTCAGGCGTCGCCGGACATGACATGCTGGAGATACTCCTCCCGATGCTTGGGCATGCTTTCTGGTTCGCCACACCCGAAAACGAATGGAAGGATCTCTTCTGGAATTACCTGCCTAGATGGCTTACGGTGAGCGATAAGGCTGCGCTGAAGGGATATTACAGAGGCGGGGAGCTTTATACCCTATATCAGCTTAAAAACTGGGGAGTGCCGATCCTATGGTGGACGACCTTTGTAACCGTCTTAGTCTTCGTGATGTTGTGCATAAACGTCATCCTGAGAAAACAATGGACGGAGCGAGAAAGGCTCTCCTACCCGATAATACAACTGCCTCTGGAGATGACCAGGGGCGATTTCAGACTTTTCAGAAACCATTTGCTGTGGATAGGTTTCGCCATCGCAGCCATCCTGGATACGTTAAATCAGCTACACACCATGTATCCGGGGATCCCCGCCATAAGAACAAGGGTGAAAAACTACGGCTATCTCTTCACGGAGAAACCCTGGAACGCCATGGGCGGGTTGCCGATCTCCTTCTATCCCTTCGCCATTGGGCTTGGCTTTTTTATCCCGTTGGATCTATCGTTTTCATGCTGGTTCTTCTTCTGGTACTGGAAGGCCTTGAGGATAATCGGGGCGGCGATAGGGCTGAGGCTTCCGGGATTTCCGCTGATGAACGAGCAGGCATCCGGCGGGTATATCGCCCTGGCGCTCATAGCCCTGTGGATAAGCAGGAAACACATCATAAGGGCTTTGAGGAAGGCCTTCGGCGTGGGGGAGATCGATGATTCGGAGGAACCGATGAGCTATAGAACCGCCGTCCTAGGAGCTATATTGGGCTTCTCCTTTATCGTATTCTTCTGCTATAGAGGAGGTATGAGCGTTTGGGTGGCGGTTCTGTTCTTTATCTTCTATTTCGCCATATCTCTCGCCGTGACCAGGATGAGAGCTGAGTTGGGAACTCCAGTGCATGATCTACACTATTCCGGCCCGGATATGATATTGGTGAGATCTCTCGGGACAAGACGCCTGGGGAAAGGGAACCTGACCATGTTCTCCATGTTCTGGTTCATAACCAGGGCTTATAGAAGCCACCCGATGCCGCATCAGCTTGAGGGATTCAAGCTCGCCGAGAGAACCGGACTGGGAAGCAGGAGATTAGCCTTCGCGATGATGCTCGCCGCCGTTTTGGGAGCGATCTCCGCTTTCTGGGCGCAGCTCGATAGAGGTTTCAGGATCGGTATGGAGATAAAGGCACCATGGCCCGCCCTTACGGCCTTCGGAAGGGAACCGTATGATAGGCTCGCTAGATGGCTGAACTTCCCATCCGGCACAAACGTTCCAGCCACCATCGCCATGGTCATAGGTTTCGCAATGACGCTCCTGCTTATGGGGATGAGAATGAGGTTCTTCTGGTGGCCCTTCCATCCGGCAGGATTCGCCATAACGACCAGCTGGGGAATGAACATGGTCTGGAGCTGTCTGTTCATAAGCTGGCTGGTCAAATGGATTATACTCAAATACGGTGGATTGAAGGTGCACAGAAAAGCCACGCCTTTCTTCTTAGGTCTCATCCTGGGCGAGTTCACGATGGGAAGTATATGGAACATCTTCGGGATAATCCTCAACGTGCCTATCTATCACTTCTGGGGATGAAAGATACGACAAGGGGACAAGAGGAAAACATCTCCTTGTCTCTCCTTCTCCTTGTCCCCTTGTCATGCTTTTCCGGCCTCCGGTTTCCGATCTCCTTTCTCCACCGCCCTCAGGTTTTCAACCTTTCTCTCAACCTCTCCAGGAAATTCCCATCCGGTTTATATGGCAGTTCGATCGGTTTTCTATCCAGAGCGCTGGCATAGAGTCCGAGGATCACGTTGAACTGTTGAAGGGCGAGCTCAAGTCGGGTGGGATGAGGACGGCTTTCATCCTCGATCCATTCGAAAGCCGCTTCGGTTAATCCGGCCTGTCCGAGTAGATCTTCGGCGCCATAGCTTTTCTCACCACACTCATACCCCTTAGGAGTGCTTCTCTCCCAGAAGTTCATCTGCCACTGTATGAACCCCCTGGTACCATAGACTGAGATCCGTTTGTGCATGTGCTCCGCCACTCCTTCGCCGACGGAAGGGGCGTTTTTGCCGCACAGGATCACCCCTCTAGTCCCGTTTTCAAACGTTATAACCGCCTCGGCCATATCGGGCGCGGGATGGGTCGTGTAGAGCCCCTTATCCCCCGATACCTGTCCGAAGACGGATGTAGCCGGGACATGTCCGTTGAAGCTGAACATGAGCTCCAGTATGTGTGTGCCCTGGCCTAAAAGATTCAGCCGGGCGCTCACCTCCAGGAGTCTTATCTCCCCTATCTTCCCCTCATCCACGTCCCTTTGAAGCTCGAGTCGCTTTGGATGAAAGTGAAGCTGATGATTGACGATGAATTTGGTGGAACTCCTCTTGTTAAGCTCGCAGATGGCGAGGTAATCCTCGCCGTCGATGGCTATGGGCTTTTCGACTATTACGGCCGGCACCTCATGCTCGGCCGCTATAGTCAAAAGCTCGACCCTTAAAGCGGGACGGGTGACGATGTGCAGGAGGTCCGGCTTTTCCTTGTCAAGCATCTCGTGGATATCGGTGTAGCGTCTGTCTATCCCGAATTCATCTCCGAAGGAGTTGAGCAGGTCCTCCACAAGGTCGCAGATCGCCACGACCTTTCCCTTCGTCACACGCTCATAGGCCCTTATATGTCCTTTAGATCTTCCCCTACAGCCGAGGATCGCTGCCTTATACATCGATGGCCTCCTCGCTCGATCAAGGATTTACGCATTATGATACAACGGTCAGAGATCCAGATCAACCTCCATCTCGATGATCTTCAAAAATCTATCGTAGGCTTCATCCCAGCCTGCCCTCTCGCCCGGCTCATAACATCTCAACTCGAAGGATCGCCTCACCACTTCTCTGGCTTCCTGGTGTGATGTAACATGTCCCTGAGCCAGCGCTTGGACCATGATGTTGCCTATGGCCGTAGCTTCGGAAGGACCTGCAAGCACCATCTTCCCGGTTGCATCGGCCGTGAACTGGCAGAGCAGCTCATTTCTCGATCCACCCCCGACGACATGGATGACCTCGAACTGTCTATCCAATAGCTCCTCCAGACATTCCATCGTCCACCTATATTTCAGGGCGAGGCTTTCAAGAGCGCATCGTATGATCTCCCCCTTACTCTGAGGAGCGGGCTGACCGGTTTTAAGGCAGAACTCCCTTATCCGAGTCGGCATATCTCCCGGAGGGAGGAAGACCTTGTGGTCAGGATCGACGAAGGCCTTGAAGGGCTGAGCTCCGGCAGCCATCTCCGTTAGCTCCGGATAGGAGTAGTCCTCTCCCGCTTTGGCCCATGTCCTGCGGCTTTCCTGGACGAGCCATAAGCCCATGATGTTCTTGAGGAATCTAATCGTTCCGCCGTATCCCCCCTCATTCGTGAAGTTCATCTCCAAACTTCTCTCGTTTATTACCGGCTTTTCAATCTCCACGCCCATAAGAGACCATGTTCCTGAGCTGATGTAGAGCCAGTCTTTGCCTCTCGCCGGAACAGCGGCGACAGCCGATGCGGTGTCGTGACAGGTGGGGGCTATGACGCGAGTGGATTTCAGCCCGACATCGTCTCTGATATACGATAGCAGTCCCCCAAGGACGGTTCCTGAGGGGACGATCTCCGGCAGGATATGGGTGGGCAATCCCATTCGTTCAAGCAGATCTGTGGCCCATGATCGGGTTATAGGGTTATAGAACTGGGTTGTGGTGGCGATGCTGAACTCCGAAACCTTGACGCCTGTAAGCCAGAAGTTGAACAGGTCTGGCATCATAAGCAGTGTCTCGGCCATCTCAAGTATCGGCGATCCCTCAGTGACCATTGCCAGGAGCTGATATAGCGTGTTGAGCTGCATGAATTGTATGCCTGTTCTCTCGAATATCTCCCTACGCGGAACCCGCTTGAAAGCCTCCTCCATCATTCCATCCGTGCGTCTATCGCGGTAGTGGTAGGGATTTCCCAAAAGCACATCACCTCTGCCCAGAAGCCCGAAGTCCACTCCCCAGGTGTCGA
Proteins encoded in this region:
- a CDS encoding response regulator encodes the protein MAEEGSDRTEKLSPRMATRREETQTGLETERMSLRAIQMVSDAVHESLDLLSVAKNAVNAMMRYMHSPSVGLFLYSEGSSSLKLLYARGFSERILHAGSELPVERSLNGLVIRQKKIISCEDLSNDQRVELKVREELLKEGFTSVVSVPLLYQDRAIGAISLVFKGKYTLSEDERRTLLAIGKTIGLAIANAQHVARLEAEINERKRAEEEKERLQSQLLHAQKMEAIGRLAGGIAHDFNNMLTPIIGYANILCSHLSSDNRLFRYAKVIRDTAERAASLTAQLLAFSRRQTLKMEVLNLNLVISDMKEMLGRLIGEDIELTTLLDSELKLIKADKGQIEQVIMNLVLNARDAMPQGGKIMIKTGNIRVNEEYCKLHAEARPGDFVYLLVEDTGIGIDEEMVHRIFEPFFTTKERGKGTGLGLSVVYGIIKQHGGWINVYSEPGKGSTFKIYLPALLSEKEAKAGEEKVTPLEILQGGGERILIVEDSDAVREFAVNVLRDNGYRPFEARNVREAMELFSGEGGDFHLLFSDVILPDGTGQQLADELRSRKSDLKILLSSGYSDGESRCKIAMSEDFHFLQKPYSPAELLEAIKSALSS
- a CDS encoding DEAD/DEAH box helicase, which encodes MRMLYKGYILDPFQERAIRAIEEDKSVIVAAPTGAGKTLIAEYAVEKCLEQERKIIYTAPIKALSNQKYRDFYADYGDMIGIMTGDVVLNPDAPALIMTTEIFRNTIFEDISRLDDIDYVIFDEIHYINDIQRGTVWEESIIFAPQHIKFVCLSATMPNLDQFARWMRSIRRHPIVVINEESRPVPLEHKLYIRNAGIGDLEAFKSLRRYMKENGVDDARYIDADVLKGFGIEPYDGLVEYMKSNDRLPCLFFCFSRSRCEEYARWYSKRDFLNEHERQEMIDLYERLCTQFNLMEEPGYERFKRMLSKGVAYHHAGILPTFKEVIERLFTSGLIKLLFTTETFAVGINMPARTVAFEGLEKYDGVEFRYLKTREYHQMAGRAGRRGIDPVGYVYAQVDPYFADPDEVERIVAGPVEPIESQFNLSYASILNLYDKYKGNIYDVCDLSLGNFQALELVERLEKELRRLNRRARELKRPVCIREGVDPMKVLRRYVELQDEIGSMREKLREARRRFGPRRIRRGEFGRMKVQIGKLERKRRALPCNKCPYRKSCLPLYKAVAEVEAQRKMIRDRKKEAERGLKERIARRLDVLWDLGYIDEEGLLPRGRFASQIYGYEMQVTQLFFGGHFERLSEDQINVLIMAIVFESKKDEWFAKLRDKEIKRMLSKAKSEVEFIRQCELKHNIADLTPQLDDSFSAAMLAWSQGCKFQDLRNYTSLAEGDIVRAFRNAIDLLRQMRRVLREHPTLYPRINGCIDRIKRDVVDAERELRMDTDMERESLSGTSCYA
- a CDS encoding Gfo/Idh/MocA family oxidoreductase, which encodes MYKAAILGCRGRSKGHIRAYERVTKGKVVAICDLVEDLLNSFGDEFGIDRRYTDIHEMLDKEKPDLLHIVTRPALRVELLTIAAEHEVPAVIVEKPIAIDGEDYLAICELNKRSSTKFIVNHQLHFHPKRLELQRDVDEGKIGEIRLLEVSARLNLLGQGTHILELMFSFNGHVPATSVFGQVSGDKGLYTTHPAPDMAEAVITFENGTRGVILCGKNAPSVGEGVAEHMHKRISVYGTRGFIQWQMNFWERSTPKGYECGEKSYGAEDLLGQAGLTEAAFEWIEDESRPHPTRLELALQQFNVILGLYASALDRKPIELPYKPDGNFLERLRERLKT
- a CDS encoding rhamnulokinase, encoding MAGDVVFIAFDLGAESGRGVAGLFDGKRLRLEEIHRFPNGPVEVMGSLFWDVLKLFEEIKEALRISARKFGDVQSIGLDTWGVDFGLLGRGDVLLGNPYHYRDRRTDGMMEEAFKRVPRREIFERTGIQFMQLNTLYQLLAMVTEGSPILEMAETLLMMPDLFNFWLTGVKVSEFSIATTTQFYNPITRSWATDLLERMGLPTHILPEIVPSGTVLGGLLSYIRDDVGLKSTRVIAPTCHDTASAVAAVPARGKDWLYISSGTWSLMGVEIEKPVINERSLEMNFTNEGGYGGTIRFLKNIMGLWLVQESRRTWAKAGEDYSYPELTEMAAGAQPFKAFVDPDHKVFLPPGDMPTRIREFCLKTGQPAPQSKGEIIRCALESLALKYRWTMECLEELLDRQFEVIHVVGGGSRNELLCQFTADATGKMVLAGPSEATAIGNIMVQALAQGHVTSHQEAREVVRRSFELRCYEPGERAGWDEAYDRFLKIIEMEVDLDL